One Chloroflexota bacterium DNA segment encodes these proteins:
- a CDS encoding VOC family protein, giving the protein MSILGLHHITIVSADAQRTVDFYTGVLGLRLVKQTVNFDDPGSYHLYFGDQHGSAGTIITFFEWPRAPRGATGIGGTHHLALSVANEQALLKWKRRLLDAKVRVNGPYDRNYFKSLYFRDPDGTIIEIATKGPGWTVDEPLESLGQTALMPPMDLMSSNRNECDIATINWPEPVPEITADMSLHEGLHHISAIGASVERSHEFYAGILGLQRVKMTYNFDDPTSAHWYWGSENGKPGTVMTYFERDPAHTRPVRMGAGQTHHIAFAVANDDEQLAWRERLLSFGKRVSPVQDRTYFKSIYTNDPDGHIIELATLGPGFAVDEPVEQLGKSLKLPPWLETQRSLIEEHLTPLVIPCSKLAVVEQSHAF; this is encoded by the coding sequence ATGTCGATTTTGGGCTTACATCATATTACAATTGTTAGTGCAGATGCGCAGCGAACTGTTGATTTTTATACTGGCGTATTGGGGCTGCGTTTGGTCAAGCAAACCGTGAATTTCGACGATCCCGGTTCCTATCATCTTTATTTTGGCGATCAGCATGGCTCTGCTGGCACGATTATCACTTTTTTTGAATGGCCACGTGCGCCGCGCGGGGCAACTGGCATCGGTGGCACCCATCACTTGGCGCTGAGCGTTGCCAACGAGCAGGCTTTGCTCAAATGGAAACGCCGTTTGCTCGATGCCAAAGTACGGGTCAACGGCCCATACGATCGTAACTATTTCAAATCGCTGTACTTCCGTGATCCCGATGGCACGATCATCGAAATTGCGACCAAAGGCCCAGGCTGGACGGTCGATGAGCCATTGGAAAGCCTTGGACAAACAGCCTTGATGCCACCAATGGATTTGATGAGCAGCAATCGTAACGAATGTGATATTGCTACGATCAATTGGCCAGAACCAGTGCCCGAAATTACCGCCGATATGTCGTTGCACGAAGGCTTGCACCATATTTCAGCAATCGGCGCGAGCGTCGAGCGTTCGCACGAGTTTTATGCAGGTATTTTGGGCTTGCAACGAGTCAAAATGACCTATAACTTCGATGATCCAACTTCGGCGCACTGGTACTGGGGCAGTGAGAATGGCAAACCTGGCACGGTCATGACCTATTTTGAGCGTGATCCAGCGCATACGCGGCCTGTACGCATGGGTGCTGGCCAAACCCATCATATTGCTTTTGCAGTTGCTAACGACGATGAGCAGTTGGCATGGCGCGAACGCTTGCTGAGTTTTGGCAAACGCGTTTCGCCTGTCCAAGATCGGACTTATTTCAAAAGCATTTATACCAATGATCCCGATGGGCATATCATTGAGTTGGCAACGCTTGGGCCTGGTTTTGCAGTCGATGAGCCAGTTGAGCAATTGGGTAAAAGCCTAAAATTGCCACCATGGCTCGAAACTCAACGCAGCCTAATCGAAGAACATCTTACGCCGTTGGTTATTCCATGTAGTAAATTGGCAGTGGTGGAGCAAAGTCATGCATTCTAA
- a CDS encoding anti-sigma regulatory factor — translation MAMPNKVITIQSDLDIVAARMAARDMAKAMGFGAIDQARIATAISELARNIYLYAGEGTVTVSEIQQGLRKGLQVVCEDQGPGIEDISLVMQDGYTTSKGMGMGMPGAKRLMDEFEIESVVGEGTKITCRKWKRP, via the coding sequence ATGGCAATGCCTAATAAAGTCATCACAATTCAGAGCGACCTCGACATTGTGGCGGCACGGATGGCGGCCCGCGATATGGCTAAGGCAATGGGCTTTGGCGCTATCGACCAAGCACGGATTGCTACCGCGATCTCCGAACTGGCGCGGAATATTTATCTCTACGCCGGTGAAGGTACTGTCACTGTCAGTGAAATTCAACAGGGGCTCCGCAAGGGGCTTCAGGTCGTTTGCGAAGACCAAGGGCCAGGGATCGAGGATATTAGCCTCGTGATGCAGGATGGCTATACCACCTCCAAGGGGATGGGGATGGGCATGCCAGGTGCAAAACGGCTCATGGATGAGTTCGAAATTGAGTCGGTGGTCGGCGAGGGTACCAAAATTACCTGCCGCAAATGGAAACGCCCCTAA
- a CDS encoding sugar ABC transporter substrate-binding protein, whose translation MQRPWIRSFTLLIGLILAACGEAATPTTPPTNPTAATGASSAASGTVTLWFHSGQGAERDALNATLQAFAANNSAIKVEAIELPEGAYNDQVNAAALAGELPCLLDFDGPFVYNYAWSGYLQPLDSLIAADVKADFLPSIIQQGTYNGKLYSLGQFDSGLGFYGNKELLEKAGVRIPTLTQPWTRAELDEALSKLKANGLDYPLELKMNYGRGEWFSYGFSPFLQSFGGDLIDRSTYQKASGTLNSAASVEAMKWFQGLFTNGYVNPKPAGDTDFAEGKAALSWVGHWAYPDYAKALGDKLLVLPAADLGKGAKTGMGSWNWGITSKCANPAAAAEVLSFIVSPEEVLRMSDANGAVPARTSAIAKSKLFGDGAPLNLYVQQLTSGVAVPRPITPAYPVITTAFAEAVDNIVAGADVQAELDKAAQKIDADIEDNQGYPVK comes from the coding sequence ATGCAACGACCATGGATTCGCTCGTTTACCTTGCTGATCGGCTTAATTTTGGCGGCATGTGGCGAGGCGGCTACGCCAACCACGCCCCCGACCAACCCAACTGCGGCAACTGGCGCTAGCAGTGCGGCTAGTGGCACGGTCACGCTGTGGTTTCACTCCGGCCAAGGCGCTGAACGCGATGCTTTGAACGCAACGCTTCAAGCATTTGCAGCCAACAACTCAGCGATCAAAGTCGAAGCAATCGAATTGCCCGAAGGCGCGTATAACGATCAAGTCAATGCTGCTGCCTTGGCTGGCGAATTGCCCTGCTTGCTCGATTTTGATGGCCCATTTGTCTATAACTATGCATGGTCGGGCTATTTGCAACCCTTGGATAGTTTGATCGCTGCCGATGTCAAAGCCGATTTCCTGCCTTCAATCATTCAACAAGGAACCTACAATGGCAAATTGTATAGCCTTGGGCAGTTCGATTCGGGCTTAGGCTTCTATGGGAATAAAGAGTTGTTGGAAAAAGCTGGGGTGCGCATTCCAACTTTGACCCAACCATGGACTCGCGCTGAGCTTGACGAGGCCTTGAGCAAACTCAAAGCCAATGGCTTGGACTATCCGCTCGAATTGAAAATGAACTATGGCCGTGGCGAATGGTTTAGTTATGGCTTTTCACCTTTCTTGCAATCATTCGGCGGCGATTTGATCGATCGTTCAACGTATCAAAAAGCTAGTGGCACTTTGAATAGCGCGGCTTCGGTCGAAGCAATGAAGTGGTTCCAAGGTCTCTTCACCAATGGCTATGTTAATCCTAAGCCTGCTGGCGACACCGATTTCGCTGAAGGTAAAGCAGCTTTGAGCTGGGTTGGTCACTGGGCCTACCCCGATTATGCCAAAGCCTTGGGCGATAAATTGTTGGTGCTGCCTGCCGCCGATTTGGGCAAGGGCGCAAAAACGGGTATGGGTTCGTGGAATTGGGGGATTACCAGCAAGTGTGCTAATCCTGCTGCTGCCGCTGAAGTGCTTTCGTTCATCGTCTCGCCCGAAGAAGTGCTGCGCATGAGCGATGCCAATGGCGCTGTGCCCGCTCGTACTTCAGCAATTGCCAAATCCAAATTGTTTGGTGATGGCGCTCCGCTGAACCTTTATGTGCAGCAGTTGACCAGCGGTGTTGCCGTGCCCCGCCCAATTACTCCAGCCTACCCAGTCATTACCACAGCTTTTGCCGAAGCCGTCGATAACATTGTGGCCGGAGCCGATGTGCAAGCTGAGTTGGATAAAGCGGCCCAAAAGATTGATGCCGATATTGAAGATAATCAAGGCTATCCCGTGAAGTAA
- a CDS encoding dienelactone hydrolase family protein: protein MHSNPIIQTGASLETAAGVMIMVHGRGADAASILSLSQAFERPDWAYLAPQADNHTWYPQRFIEPVAVNQPALDFALAAVGRAVAEAEAHKIPRNKIVVLGFSQGACLALEWVARYGQGLAGVIALSGGLIGAGTHLTSYSTNLAGTTAFLGCSDRDFHIAAERVRESASVFEQAGAKVDLRLYPNMGHTVNDDEISAIQALLSKLG from the coding sequence ATGCATTCTAATCCGATTATTCAAACAGGAGCCAGCCTTGAAACCGCAGCTGGCGTGATGATTATGGTGCATGGACGCGGCGCTGATGCTGCCAGCATCCTCAGTTTGAGCCAAGCGTTTGAGCGGCCAGATTGGGCTTATCTTGCGCCCCAAGCCGATAATCATACCTGGTATCCGCAGCGTTTTATCGAGCCAGTCGCGGTCAATCAGCCAGCACTCGATTTTGCCTTAGCGGCGGTTGGTCGCGCCGTGGCTGAGGCCGAAGCTCACAAAATTCCGCGCAATAAGATTGTAGTGTTGGGCTTCTCGCAGGGCGCATGTTTAGCCTTGGAATGGGTGGCCCGCTATGGTCAGGGCTTGGCTGGCGTAATTGCGCTCAGCGGCGGCCTGATTGGCGCTGGCACGCATTTGACTAGCTATAGCACCAACCTCGCAGGTACAACGGCATTTCTCGGCTGTAGCGACCGTGATTTTCATATTGCTGCCGAACGGGTGCGCGAAAGTGCTAGCGTTTTTGAGCAAGCTGGGGCCAAGGTTGATCTGCGGCTCTACCCAAATATGGGTCATACTGTCAACGACGACGAAATTAGCGCAATTCAAGCTTTGCTGAGTAAGCTCGGCTAG
- a CDS encoding NAD(P)H-dependent oxidoreductase has translation MADTLKIVGISGSLRKDSYNTALLWAAAGLMPDDVEFNIVTLHDIPLFNEDVEQHGFPSSVQILRQAISQADAVLIATPEYNYSIPGVLKNALDWASRPGSAGEMPLSGKPLGIIGASVGAYGTARGQHHLRQVTVNTNMHPLNKPEVMITFADKKFSDGQLHDEPTRKVVRNHLEALVAWTKRLSQ, from the coding sequence ATGGCAGACACACTCAAGATTGTTGGGATTTCGGGCAGCTTGCGCAAGGATTCGTATAACACGGCGTTGTTGTGGGCTGCGGCTGGGTTAATGCCCGATGACGTGGAGTTCAATATCGTCACATTGCATGATATTCCGTTATTCAATGAGGATGTTGAGCAACATGGCTTCCCGAGCAGTGTGCAAATCCTTCGCCAAGCAATTAGTCAAGCCGATGCTGTACTAATCGCCACGCCTGAGTACAACTACTCAATTCCTGGCGTGCTGAAAAATGCGCTCGATTGGGCTTCGCGGCCTGGTAGCGCTGGCGAGATGCCACTGAGCGGCAAGCCCTTGGGAATTATTGGCGCAAGCGTTGGAGCCTATGGCACCGCTCGCGGCCAGCACCATTTACGCCAAGTGACCGTCAATACCAACATGCATCCCTTAAATAAACCTGAGGTGATGATTACCTTCGCAGACAAAAAGTTTAGCGATGGTCAATTACACGATGAACCAACCCGCAAGGTTGTACGTAACCATTTAGAAGCGCTTGTGGCTTGGACGAAACGGTTAAGTCAATAA
- a CDS encoding DUF983 domain-containing protein encodes MMFNALLMLWRGLGGRCPTCGYGHMFKTFFGLIEGCAGCGLRFEGTGDQSTGAMGISLTITVALGFAGALILVWQWPDHLILGTAGLIGVLSIFQLFCYRVSRGFWIGILAITGAIHEDERRDEFFL; translated from the coding sequence ATGATGTTTAATGCACTTTTGATGCTCTGGCGTGGTTTGGGTGGGCGTTGCCCCACATGTGGCTATGGGCACATGTTCAAAACATTTTTTGGCCTAATTGAAGGGTGCGCGGGCTGTGGCCTACGCTTTGAAGGAACTGGCGATCAAAGTACGGGGGCAATGGGAATTTCATTAACAATCACCGTAGCACTTGGCTTTGCTGGAGCATTAATTTTAGTTTGGCAATGGCCTGACCATTTAATTCTGGGTACTGCTGGGTTAATTGGCGTGCTGAGTATTTTTCAATTGTTCTGCTACCGGGTGTCGCGTGGCTTCTGGATTGGCATTCTAGCAATTACTGGGGCGATCCACGAGGATGAGCGGCGCGATGAGTTTTTTCTTTAA
- a CDS encoding STAS domain-containing protein, with translation MDIVNIPILKIENFLIASVQVALYDMQAIQFKDAVLQKIYETKAKGVIIDLTAMDVLDSFVGRLISDIAAMARLMGTTVVITGLQPAVAITLVELGLELPGVTTALNLEKGIAKLRLITENNADGNA, from the coding sequence TTGGACATCGTTAATATTCCAATTCTTAAGATCGAGAACTTTTTAATTGCTTCGGTTCAGGTTGCCCTGTATGACATGCAAGCAATTCAGTTCAAAGACGCGGTTCTCCAGAAGATCTATGAGACCAAAGCAAAAGGGGTCATCATCGATCTAACGGCGATGGATGTATTAGACAGCTTCGTAGGCCGCTTGATTAGTGATATTGCGGCGATGGCTCGCCTGATGGGGACAACCGTTGTTATTACAGGGTTGCAACCAGCCGTCGCAATTACGTTGGTGGAGCTTGGGCTTGAGTTGCCTGGTGTCACAACGGCGCTGAATTTGGAAAAAGGCATCGCTAAGTTGCGGCTGATTACGGAGAACAATGCGGATGGCAATGCCTAA
- a CDS encoding endonuclease/exonuclease/phosphatase family protein, whose translation MSWPRLWLGLWLLGLGLSYSNTVDLLSVLQPWFFAPALPLLLWAIPQRRRWLSVMAIFIGLIWLWLYAERWLPQPRPDTTPALRLLSWNVAGWNLNSADILRVINDEQPDLIALQEVDVGLGQPLQTALASKYPYVEFRPASGAAQPADLALWSKWPFELIQPCAYWQCYRRAYRVQHPQQPLILVNVHIEHSPIRWLKFEREREDAAIGQMIADFSRTTEPLLLAGDFNTVEQQAGYLALNTVWGDSWREHGVGMGFSWPQRSWHPPVVRIDYIWHNTAIRPIQLETGAGVSDHRYLIGAFDF comes from the coding sequence ATGAGTTGGCCACGGCTTTGGTTAGGCTTATGGCTGCTTGGGCTAGGCCTGAGTTATAGCAACACGGTTGATCTACTGAGCGTGCTGCAACCATGGTTTTTTGCGCCAGCCCTGCCGTTATTGCTGTGGGCAATTCCGCAACGGCGGCGCTGGCTGAGTGTAATGGCAATCTTTATCGGTTTGATCTGGCTTTGGTTGTACGCTGAGCGTTGGTTACCTCAACCAAGACCAGATACAACGCCAGCCTTGCGCCTACTCAGTTGGAATGTAGCTGGTTGGAATTTAAACAGCGCTGATATTCTACGAGTGATCAATGATGAACAGCCCGATTTAATTGCCCTGCAAGAAGTTGATGTTGGCTTGGGTCAACCATTGCAAACAGCCTTAGCTAGCAAGTATCCATATGTTGAATTTCGCCCAGCGAGCGGCGCGGCGCAACCAGCCGATTTGGCCTTGTGGAGCAAATGGCCGTTTGAGTTAATTCAGCCATGTGCCTATTGGCAATGCTATCGGCGAGCCTATCGCGTGCAGCACCCGCAACAACCCTTAATTTTGGTGAATGTGCATATTGAGCATAGCCCGATTCGTTGGCTCAAGTTCGAGCGTGAGCGTGAAGACGCAGCGATTGGGCAAATGATCGCTGATTTTAGCCGCACAACCGAGCCATTGCTCTTGGCAGGCGATTTTAATACGGTCGAGCAACAGGCGGGCTATCTGGCATTGAACACGGTTTGGGGTGATAGTTGGCGCGAACACGGGGTGGGCATGGGTTTTAGCTGGCCGCAGCGATCGTGGCATCCGCCTGTGGTACGCATTGATTATATCTGGCACAACACAGCAATCCGGCCAATTCAGCTTGAAACAGGAGCTGGCGTATCCGATCATCGTTATTTGATTGGCGCATTTGATTTTTGA
- the ppk1 gene encoding polyphosphate kinase 1: protein MTELLIPDTVAEPLNLADPRNFLNRELSSLAFHRRVLEEALDPSLPLLERVKFLAIFSTNLDEFFMIRVSGIRQQVAARVFERSADGKTPLEQLRAIRAAVAPLMEMQRECFTQDLQPKLAAEGVFIQEYSQLSIHQQAWLKNYFDNEIFPVLTPLAFDPGHPFPHISNLSLNLAVVIQDPDSDEHFARIKVPASLPRLVSVPSEQPNTVCYTWLEQIIAENISTLFPGVQVSEAYTFRVIRNADVEIEEDEAADLLETIQAGVRQRRFGSVTKLSVHSTMPPRIVDLLIDNLEVERDDVYQLNGSLDLSSLMSVVRLDRWQLKLPPFKPSVPAVLSTGEDIFNVVQRRDVLLHHPYDSFMPVVDFLQAAARDPNVLAIKQTLYRVGSNSPIVKALLKARENDKQVAVLVELKARFDEENNIEWAKALEREGVHVVYGLMGLKTHCKVALVVRKERDGVSRYLHLGTGNYNAVTANIYTDLGLLTCNPDFGADASDLFNFLTGYSRQSQFRKLWIAPINLRRRLTHMIEREIQHQQAGRSGKLIFKMNSLVDPNIIQLLYRASQAGVEIQLLVRGMCSLRPGVEGLSETIQVKSIVGRFLEHSRLYYARNGGDEQLYVGSADLMERNLDRRVEVLFPIEDPSLLNYIREEILGVAWRDTAKARILLPNGLYGCNLPPAGEEPFDSQMYFLRRHTA from the coding sequence ATGACTGAGTTGTTGATACCCGACACAGTTGCTGAACCACTAAATTTGGCTGACCCACGAAATTTTCTGAATCGTGAATTGAGTTCGTTAGCGTTTCATCGGCGCGTCTTAGAGGAAGCCCTCGATCCTTCATTGCCCTTGTTGGAGCGCGTGAAATTTTTGGCGATTTTCAGCACCAATCTCGATGAGTTTTTTATGATTCGGGTTTCGGGGATTCGCCAGCAAGTTGCAGCGCGGGTCTTTGAACGCTCAGCCGATGGCAAAACGCCGCTTGAGCAATTACGTGCAATTCGGGCAGCAGTTGCGCCCTTGATGGAAATGCAGCGCGAATGCTTTACCCAAGATTTGCAGCCCAAATTGGCTGCCGAAGGGGTTTTCATTCAAGAATATAGCCAGCTTTCGATTCATCAACAGGCGTGGCTCAAAAATTATTTTGATAATGAGATTTTTCCGGTGCTGACCCCCTTGGCATTTGACCCAGGCCATCCCTTCCCACATATTTCTAATTTGAGCCTCAATTTGGCGGTGGTGATTCAAGACCCTGATAGCGATGAACATTTTGCGCGGATCAAAGTGCCCGCTTCGTTGCCACGCTTGGTCAGCGTGCCCAGCGAGCAGCCAAATACCGTTTGTTATACTTGGCTCGAACAAATTATCGCCGAAAATATTAGCACGCTCTTTCCTGGCGTACAGGTTTCTGAGGCTTATACCTTTCGAGTTATTCGCAACGCCGATGTCGAAATTGAAGAAGATGAAGCCGCCGATTTGCTTGAGACGATTCAGGCAGGTGTCCGTCAACGCCGTTTTGGCTCAGTCACCAAGCTTTCAGTTCACTCGACCATGCCGCCACGAATTGTCGATTTGCTGATCGATAACCTTGAGGTTGAACGCGATGATGTCTATCAATTGAATGGTTCGCTCGATTTGAGCAGCCTCATGAGTGTCGTGCGCTTGGATCGTTGGCAGTTGAAGCTGCCACCATTCAAGCCCAGCGTGCCAGCGGTGCTTTCAACGGGCGAAGATATTTTCAATGTAGTGCAACGCCGCGATGTGCTGCTGCATCATCCCTACGATTCGTTTATGCCAGTGGTGGATTTTCTGCAAGCAGCGGCGCGTGACCCAAACGTGTTGGCGATTAAACAAACGCTCTATCGGGTTGGCTCGAATTCGCCAATTGTTAAAGCCTTGCTCAAAGCGCGTGAGAACGATAAACAGGTAGCGGTGCTGGTGGAACTCAAAGCGCGTTTCGATGAGGAAAATAACATTGAATGGGCCAAGGCTTTGGAACGTGAAGGCGTGCATGTGGTTTATGGCTTGATGGGCTTGAAAACTCACTGCAAAGTTGCCTTGGTGGTGCGCAAAGAGCGCGATGGCGTATCGCGTTATCTGCACCTTGGTACAGGCAATTACAACGCTGTAACCGCCAATATTTATACCGACCTTGGTTTGCTGACCTGTAATCCTGATTTTGGGGCTGATGCCTCGGATTTGTTTAATTTTCTCACAGGCTACTCGCGCCAAAGCCAATTTCGCAAATTATGGATTGCCCCGATCAATTTGCGCCGCCGCTTGACCCATATGATCGAGCGCGAGATTCAACATCAACAAGCTGGGCGGAGCGGCAAATTAATTTTCAAAATGAATTCGCTGGTTGACCCAAACATCATTCAATTGCTCTATCGGGCTTCGCAGGCTGGGGTTGAAATTCAATTATTGGTTCGCGGCATGTGTTCGCTACGACCTGGGGTTGAAGGCTTGAGCGAAACCATCCAAGTTAAGAGTATTGTTGGGCGCTTTTTGGAGCATAGTCGCCTGTATTATGCTCGCAATGGCGGCGACGAGCAATTATATGTTGGCAGCGCCGATTTGATGGAGCGCAATTTAGATCGCCGAGTTGAGGTTTTATTCCCAATCGAAGACCCAAGTTTATTGAACTATATTCGTGAAGAGATTTTGGGCGTGGCATGGCGCGATACCGCCAAAGCACGAATTTTGCTGCCCAATGGCTTATATGGCTGTAATTTGCCACCTGCTGGCGAAGAACCCTTCGATAGCCAGATGTATTTTTTGCGTCGCCACACAGCTTAA
- the glgP gene encoding alpha-glucan family phosphorylase translates to MNVAELPPLFAPLPQRINRLYELAYNLWWSWQPEAQALYQTIDATLWERTGHNPVKFLREVSLASLEQKALDSNYVAQYDRVTIKFDQYMRDDQTWFARTHPELKDQTIAYFSAEFGIHESLPIYSGGLGILSGDHCKEASDIGLPFVGVGFLYPQGYFRQFINSEGTQEALYERLNFAELPALVVRNSDGSELRVSVDLPGRMVFVKVWRFQVGRITLLLMDTDVDENRPEDRELSARLYGGDQWLRVAQEIILGIAGVRVLRALNINPTVWHMNEGHSAFLGLELLRERVQRGENLEHAVSEVRKRSVFTTHTPVPAGNDAFPLDLIDQFFHNYWPQLGIDRDTFMNIALQQQSWGPTFSMTVLALRLSEYHNGVSELHGAVARQMWQFLYPGKSVDEVPIGHVTNGVHSDTWLAPAMANMYDSVLGAGWREVMDDPKTWDRITTMPDEVLWGVHSGQKHDLARFIRERAWQRQRRLGYHRDDAISGDVNPNALLIGFARRFATYKRATLIFRDLDRIKRILNNAERPVQIIFAGKSHPADEPGKSFIRAVYNMARDPELRGKIFFIEEYDINVGRHLVQSVDVWLNNPRRPLEASGTSGEKAGMNGVPNLSVLDGWWREAYNGKNGWAIGREAGYDDLEQQDVDDAESLYSLLENEVIPSFYDRDANGLPHKWIATMKESIRTVAPEFSFRRMLKDYVAQYYVPGMQAE, encoded by the coding sequence ATGAACGTTGCTGAATTACCACCGCTGTTTGCCCCACTACCCCAACGGATCAACCGACTCTATGAGTTGGCTTATAACCTTTGGTGGAGCTGGCAACCAGAAGCCCAAGCACTTTACCAAACGATTGATGCAACGTTGTGGGAGCGCACGGGCCATAATCCAGTAAAATTTTTGCGTGAAGTTAGCTTGGCTAGCCTCGAACAAAAAGCTCTTGATAGCAATTATGTAGCCCAGTATGATCGGGTAACGATCAAATTTGATCAGTATATGCGTGATGATCAAACTTGGTTTGCCCGCACCCATCCTGAGCTTAAAGATCAAACAATTGCCTATTTCTCGGCTGAATTTGGCATTCATGAATCATTGCCAATTTACTCTGGCGGCTTGGGCATTTTGTCGGGCGACCATTGTAAAGAAGCTAGCGATATTGGTTTGCCATTTGTTGGGGTCGGCTTTTTATACCCTCAAGGCTATTTTCGCCAATTCATCAATAGCGAAGGCACTCAAGAAGCGCTCTACGAACGCTTGAATTTTGCCGAGTTGCCAGCCTTGGTTGTGCGCAACAGTGATGGCAGCGAATTACGCGTGAGCGTGGATCTACCTGGGCGCATGGTGTTTGTCAAAGTTTGGCGCTTCCAAGTTGGCCGCATCACCCTGCTGCTGATGGATACCGACGTTGACGAAAATCGCCCTGAAGATCGCGAATTGTCAGCCCGCTTGTACGGCGGCGATCAATGGTTGCGGGTCGCTCAAGAAATTATCTTGGGGATTGCTGGCGTGCGAGTGTTACGTGCCCTCAACATCAACCCAACCGTTTGGCACATGAATGAAGGTCACTCAGCATTCTTGGGCTTAGAATTGTTGCGCGAACGGGTACAACGCGGCGAAAACCTTGAGCATGCTGTCAGTGAAGTGCGCAAACGCTCAGTCTTTACCACCCATACCCCAGTGCCTGCTGGTAACGATGCCTTCCCACTCGATCTGATCGATCAATTCTTCCACAACTACTGGCCACAATTGGGCATTGATCGCGACACCTTTATGAATATTGCCTTGCAGCAACAAAGCTGGGGGCCAACCTTCAGCATGACCGTGCTAGCATTGCGCTTATCGGAATATCATAATGGCGTGAGCGAATTGCACGGCGCTGTAGCCCGTCAAATGTGGCAATTCCTGTATCCAGGCAAATCAGTTGACGAAGTGCCAATTGGCCATGTGACCAACGGCGTGCACTCGGATACGTGGCTTGCTCCAGCTATGGCCAATATGTACGATTCAGTGCTTGGGGCTGGTTGGCGCGAAGTTATGGATGACCCTAAAACATGGGACCGCATCACGACGATGCCCGATGAAGTGCTTTGGGGCGTACACTCAGGCCAAAAGCACGATTTGGCTCGCTTTATTCGCGAACGCGCTTGGCAACGCCAACGTCGTTTAGGCTATCATCGCGACGATGCAATTAGCGGCGATGTGAACCCCAACGCGTTGTTGATTGGCTTTGCCCGCCGATTTGCCACCTACAAACGCGCAACCTTGATTTTCCGCGATTTGGATCGGATCAAGCGGATTTTGAACAACGCTGAGCGTCCAGTTCAAATTATTTTCGCTGGTAAATCGCACCCAGCCGATGAGCCAGGCAAGAGCTTTATTCGCGCCGTTTACAACATGGCTCGCGACCCTGAGTTGCGTGGCAAGATCTTCTTTATCGAAGAATATGATATTAACGTTGGCCGCCATTTGGTGCAAAGCGTTGACGTATGGTTGAACAACCCACGCCGACCCTTGGAAGCATCGGGAACCAGCGGCGAAAAAGCTGGCATGAACGGTGTGCCAAACCTAAGCGTGCTTGACGGCTGGTGGCGCGAAGCCTACAACGGCAAGAACGGTTGGGCGATTGGGCGCGAAGCTGGCTACGACGATCTTGAACAACAAGATGTTGACGATGCTGAATCGTTGTATAGCTTGTTGGAAAACGAAGTTATTCCATCGTTCTATGATCGCGATGCCAATGGCTTGCCCCACAAGTGGATTGCAACCATGAAAGAATCGATTCGCACGGTTGCCCCGGAATTTAGCTTCCGTCGCATGCTCAAAGATTACGTAGCCCAATACTACGTGCCAGGCATGCAAGCCGAATAA